A part of Carassius carassius chromosome 4, fCarCar2.1, whole genome shotgun sequence genomic DNA contains:
- the LOC132132893 gene encoding nucleus accumbens-associated protein 2 — MSQMLHMEIPNFGSMVLGSLNEQRLQGQYCDVSIVVKGQAFKAHRAVLAASSLYFRDLFSGSSKAQFELPSSVTPACFQQILSFCYTGKLTMAASEQLVVMYTAGYLQIQHIVERGMDLMFKANSPHCDSATASMDEPNSDPQSPNTHPLVPAGWSPSLPSQTRRIKLEEPLAKRASGGDGTRSGRGVPLLSWGTFPLGVPAYLGERSSPGASSLPTTDSPTSYQNEDEEFEEEPFDSDETYSQLCGRSANPYGVAEKPEMAVMPVSLENRSCVLIRRDLVALPASLISQIGYRCHPKLYTEGDPGEKLELVAGTGVFMTRGQLMNCHLCAGVKHKVLLRRLLATFFDRNTLANSCGTGIRSSTSDPSRKPLDSRVLNAVKLYCQNFAPNFKESEMNVIAADMCTNARRVRKRWLPKIQSMLPDGMEVYQGSLVAAGVSLGIGGLPVGIQLPFEPDFKNMLPSGLSLYTERKEAARTHLPLDGDGPDVPQDGGEEETQAEEDEEEEAQTNSTDGTLGAGPVKPGTEGEAGVATPPDRQQQEEEFVDGMRVNGK, encoded by the exons ATGTCCCAGATGCTCCACATGGAGATCCCTAACTTCGGCAGCATGGTGCTGGGCTCCCTGAATGAGCAGCGGCTGCAGGGCCAGTACTGCGACGTCTCCATCGTGGTGAAGGGTCAGGCGTTCAAGGCCCACCGCGCCGTGCTGGCTGCCAGCAGCCTGTACTTTCGCGACTTGTTCAGCGGCAGCAGCAAAGCACAGTTCGAGCTGCCATCCTCCGTCACGCCAGCCTGTTTCCAGCAGATCCTCAGCTTTTGCTACACGGGGAAACTGACCATGGCCGCCAGCGAGCAGCTGGTCGTGATGTACACCGCCGGGTACCTGCAGATCCAGCACATTGTGGAGCGTGGTATGGACCTCATGTTCAAAGCCAACTCACCACACTGCGACTCAGCCACAGCCTCCATGGACGAGCCCAACTCGGACCCACAGAGTCCCAACACCCATCCGCTGGTGCCGGCCGGCTGGTCGCCCTCGCTGCCATCGCAGACCCGCAGGATCAAGCTGGAAGAGCCGCTGGCTAAACGAGCCAGCGGTGGTGATGGGACGCGTTCTGGACGGGGCGTGCCACTGTTGTCATGGGGCACATTTCCACTTGGGGTTCCGGCGTATCTCGGAGAGCGTTCCAGTCCGGGAGCATCCAGCCTTCCGACCACCGACAGCCCCACATCGTACCAGAATGAAGATGAGGAGTTTGAGGAAGAGCCGTTCGACTCAGACGAGACCTACAGCCAGCTGTGCGGCCGCTCGGCCAACCCTTACGGAG TGGCAGAGAAGCCGGAGATGGCGGTCATGCCAGTGTCGCTGGAGAACCGCTCATGTGTGCTGATCCGCAGGGATCTGGTGGCTCTGCCCGCTAGTCTCATCAGTCAGATCGGCTACCGCTGCCATCCCAAACTCTACACAGAGGGAGACCCCGGAGAGAAACTGGAACTGGTGGCAG GCACAGGTGTGTTCATGACCAGAGGTCAGCTGATGAACTGTCATCTGTGTGCTGGTGTCAAACACAAGGTGCTGCTGCGCAGGCTCCTCGCCACCTTCTTTGACAG GAACACACTAGCAAACAGCTGTGGGACGGGGATCCGATCTTCAACCAGCGACCCCAGCCGAAAACCACTGGACAGTCGAGTCCTGAACGCTGTCAAAC TTTACTGCCAGAACTTTGCACCCAACTTTAAGGAAAGCGAGATGAACGTCATCGCCGCCGACATGTGCACCAATGCGCGACGCGTGCGAAAGCGCTGGCTTCCCAAGATCCAGTCTATGCTGCCGGATGGGATGGAGGTGTACCAGGGCTCATTGGTGGCAGCGGGCGTCAGTCTGGGCATCGGCGGCCTCCCGGTGGGCATTCAGCTCCCCTTCGAGCCGGACTTTAAGAACATGCTACCCTCGGGCCTGAGCCTCTACACCGAGCGCAAGGAAGCCGCGAGAACTCACTTACCACTGGATGGCGACGGCCCCGATGTCCCGCAGGATGGAGGCGAGGAGGAGACACAGGCCGAGGAGGACGAGGAGGAAGAGGCCCAGACCAATAGCACAGATGGGACATTGGGGGCGGGGCCTGTCAAACCAGGAACTGAGGGCGAGGCTGGTGTGGCCACACCCCCTGACAGgcagcagcaggaggaggagtTTGTGGACGGCATGAGAGTAAACGGGAAGTGA